The proteins below are encoded in one region of Pangasianodon hypophthalmus isolate fPanHyp1 chromosome 6, fPanHyp1.pri, whole genome shotgun sequence:
- the mical3a gene encoding protein-methionine sulfoxide oxidase mical3a isoform X7, which translates to MGDGGVGAAGEGINQSHVLFDRFVQASTCKGTLKAFQELCDFLELKPSEYRVFYHKLKSKLNYWKAKALWAKLDKRASHKEYKKGRACANSKCLIIGAGPCGLRTAIELGFLGAKVVLLEKRDAFSRNNVLHLWPFTIQDLRGLGAKKFYGKFCAGSIDHISIRQLQLMLLKMALLLGIEIHVNVEFKGLIEPPEDQENERIGWRAEVHPKTHPVSELEFDVIIGADGRRNTLSGFRRKEFRGKLAIAITANFINRNTTAEAKVEEISGVAFIFNQKFFQDLREATGIDLENIVYYKDDTHYFVMTAKKQSLLEKGVILHDYVDTEMLLSRSNVDQAALLSYAREAADFSTNHQLPKLDFAINHYGQPDVAMFDFTCMYASENAALVRQRNGHQLLVAIVGDSLLEPFWPMGTGIARGFLAAMDSAWMVRSWAQGASPLEVLAERESIYRLLPQTTPENVSKNYSQYTLDPTTRYPNISLHLLRPNQVRHLLDTGETREIRIDMENVVNSSTPKLTRNESVARSSKLLNWCQRQTDGYRGVSVSDLTMSWKSGLALCALIYRYRPDLIDFDSLDEKDVEKNNQLAFDIAEKEFGISPIMTGKEMSIVVEPDKLSMVMYLSQFYEMFKDTVPPGENHNLSPEEKAALIASTKSPISFLSKLGQSINISRKRNPKQDKKEKELDGLGKRRKTSQTGQSEDEEPQRPVRDERTFVATALTERRVDPTAAANNNKVKSMATQLLAKFEENAPVQSTGLKRQIDSMPDLGLALSPSLPSTSLKEPVQLAPLPAWRKASRSSDGLRSCPKKTILLYPPPPSSSSPSLSSHTQKNVLKLVIDEHDSDDDDNQDHLTFSYRESEFRSVEPVHVVNIQERAEALAAKFTGQSSKPEKPQPMKKPSRFFLQQWLLSHGLHPGQPSCSPDPQQEETQSLRLHSDDQVPIHIPSIQERAERLASLFKDKPARPKPKKKPSRFLIEQWHRKREMSTDPQLTSLSLNRQHYVKMYTGGVSLLAEQIANQLQPQEDCRSRPDKRELGSLRKEFPQNIGGSDVCFFCRKRVYVMERLSAEGKFFHRSCFKCDYCGTTLRLSSYAFDVEDGKFYCKPHYCYRLSGQAQRKRPAPPAAPLQPKESQAPVIPAASLDAPGAPCPVERGPSAPEVNGLAEPSVAKRLKGTPERIELENYRLSMQREEELEEVPEETLAEHNLSSVLDKGTDVDEGSSSSESDMEEEGEELEPPANSDLGGVPWKEAVELHAKLKAGSEAGASRKEGDLEEEEEEEEGDEEEDEEEEEDEEEEEEDEEEEESSDEGEYYPWERELQSGLWLENLKDEEDTGTFKARNLRIQQTLEPVDPVLPQTEGEKEECSDSGSLPSLLTQNTQPVSCTVPSHKSLRHEAVRAWLDSMSGEPCVEDEEEPEAEAGSPDIEPGTELDEEDIPSDAEAEARSQLVEDPEPLPVDTGKPASLEQVSRIEHTERVSVSPKEIIVDVILTPIPKPSTPTEEIKEKLTPVLIKSPGTRFFPEPFLPDYTKTEVPPSPEVKTPNTPVAVASPIRFQPAPLPDTVTPKSPVQVESCACSPSANPLSPICAQPLPCQEPSSPLSSGSPVRTQPVPAVTSTPLTKPASERTTTESLNAKDSTVETPVKKTDIIEEFWLKSAEIRRSLGLIPLDRSKAVEKSIIKTPTADPVLSKPPISEDISEKPAFTGRTVIHRLNITVEGQVISPVEPKSSSSERKDLSSSSGLGLNDSNTTSQTPTCDSINNSDSTMLTPPSSPPPPPPNEEPATLTKKKPQVSWEKLSTPSKEPEVEKAPTKVKTPTSPNQDTFVTVPVAAPRTNPPVVMRIKEPNKPRREEVRKSFAECVDEIPFADDVEDTYDDRTPDTSMQDRFYTPPTSRVNRDKPSLHLALAMENGKPNIHGGLVSRSVKGPQHFSPEAKEIAEERMREREKSVKSQALKDAMAKQINKMKEAESNKGAVAKVAWNVSDVAVKHKQRSSSPKSSAVKALESKKQAEGLPDRFFTSPLNKSVDSSVTSSESSTGGKSKKRSSLFSPRKNKKEKKAKNESRHSGTEETPPKHKSLWKAVFSGYKKDKKKKDDKSSPSTPSSSTTVDSGKKKGSPVARSSDLHLRRNLSFSEDSDLSCDDVLERSSQKSKADSVYVPHALAFKRSYATKKTYTEEELNAKLTRKVQKAARRQAKQEELKRLHRAQIIQRQLEQVEEKQRQLEERGVAVEKALRGEAGLHKGSSVSPKQRKRRSDYWGESNYSEILDLHLGGMGKKDDPKLMQEWFKLVQEKNALVRYESELMIFARELELEDRQSRLQQELRERMAIEDHLKTEAELTEEKRILNEMLEVVEQRDSLVALLEEQRLREKEEDKDLEAVMLSKGFNLNWA; encoded by the exons ATGGGAGATGGAGGTGTCGGTGCAGCAGGAGAGGGGATCAATCAGTCACACGTTCTCTTTGACCGCTTCGTTCAGGCCTCCACCTGTAAGGGGACCCTTAAAGCTTTTCAGGAGCTGTGTGACTTCCTTGAGCTCAAGCCCAGTGAGTATCGAGTCTTCTACCACAAGCTCAAGTCCAAGCTCAACTACTGGAAGGCGAAAGCACTCTGGGCCAAGCTAGACAAACGTGCCAGCCACAAGGAGTACAAGAAAGGCAGAGCTTGTGCTAACTCTAAG TGTCTGATCATCGGAGCAGGACCATGTGGCCTGCGCACGGCTATAGAACTTGGCTTTCTGGGAGCCAAGGTGGTCCTGTTGGAGAAGAGAGATGCTTTCTCCCGCAACAATGTCCTCCACCTGTGGCCTTTCACCATTCAGGATCTGCGGGGTCTCGGCGCAAAAAAGTTCTACGGAAAATTCTGTGCCGGCTCCATAGACCATATCA GTATTCGTCAGCTGCAATTGATGTTGCTGAAAATGGCTCTGCTCTTAGGTATCGAGATCCATGTCAATGTGGAGTTCAAAGGCCTCATCGAACCCCCAGAAGACCAAGAGAATGAGA GGATTGGCTGGAGAGCTGAAGTCCATCCTAAAACCCACCCTGTTAGCGAGCTGGAGTTTGATGTCATCATTGGGGCAGATGGGAGGAGAAACACGTTGTCAG GGTTCAGAAGGAAAGAGTTCAGGGGCAAGCTGGCCATCGCCATCACGGCCAACTTTATTAACCGCAACACTACAGCTGAGGCCAAAGTGGAGGAGATCAGCGGGGTGGCCTTCATCTTCAACCAGAAGTTCTTTCAGGATCTAAGGGAAGCCACTG GGATTGATCTGGAAAACATTGTCTACTATAAGGATGACACGCACTACTTTGTGATGACTGCCAAGAAGCAGAGTCTGCTGGAGAAGGGCGTCATTCTGCAC GATTATGTGGACACAGAGATGCTTCTATCCAGGTCTAATGTGGACCAAGCTGCTTTGCTGTCCTACGCCAGAGAGGCAGCTGACTTCTCCACCAATCACCAGCTGCCCAAGCTGGACTTCGCCATCAACCATTACGGGCAGCCTGATGTGGCCATGTTTGACTTCACGTGCATGTACGCCTCGGAAAATGCCGCGCTGGTGCGCCAACGCAACGGCCACCAGCTGCTCGTAGCTATAGTTGGAGACAGCCTTCTGGAG CCATTCTGGCCAATGGGGACAGGCATTGCACGAGGCTTCCTGGCGGCCATGGACTCGGCGTGGATGGTGAGAAGCTGGGCACAGGGCGCGTCTCCTCTCGAGGTGTTGGCGGAGAG GGAGAGTATATATCGTCTGCTCCCACAAACCACTCCAGAGAACGTGAGTAAGAACTACAGTCAGTACACATTGGATCCCACAACACGCTACCCCAACATCAGTCTGCACCTGCTCCGGCCCAATCAG GTACGGCATCTCCTAGACACTGGGGAAACCAGGGAAATTCGCATCGACATGGAGAACGTGGTCAACTCTTCGACTCCCAAACTCACGAGGAATG AGTCTGTAGCGCGCTCCAGCAAGCTGCTAAACTGGTGTCAGAGGCAGACGGATGGCTATAGAGGGGTCAGTGTGTCTGATCTCACCATGTCATGGAAGAGTGGCTTGGCTTTGTGTGCCCTTATCTATCGCTACAGGCCAGACCTCAT TGATTTTGACTCGCTGGACGAGAAGGACGTGGAGAAGAATAACCAGTTGGCTTTTGACATTGCTGAGAAGGAGTTCGGGATTTCGCCCATTATGACTGGGAAGGAGATGTCTATTGTAGTGGAGCCTGACAAGCTCTCCATGGTCATGTACCTCAGCCAGTTCTATGAGATGTTCAAGGACACAGTGCCCCCTGGTG aaaacCACAACCTGAGTCCAGAGGAAAAGGCTGCGCTGATCGCCAGCACTAAGTCTCCCATCTCCTTCCTCAGCAAACTTGGTCAAAGCATCAACATCTCGAGGAAACGCAACCCCAAG CAGGATAAGAAGGAGAAGGAGCTTGACGGATTGGGGAAGAGGAGAAAGACGAGTCAGACCGGCCAGTCTGAAGAT GAGGAGCCTCAGCGGCCAGTGCGTGATGAGCGAACTTTTGTAGCCACGGCTCTAACGGAGCGTAGGGTCGACCCCACTGCAGCGGCTAACAACAACAAGGTGAAGTCCATGGCCACTCAGCTGCTAGCCAAGTTTGAGGAGAATGCACCGGTACAGTCTACTGGACTCAAAAGACAG ATTGACTCTATGCCTGATCTGGGGCTTGCGCTGTCTCCCTCCCTGCCATCCACCTCTCTGAAAGAGCCAGTGCAGCTGGCACCACTTCCCGCATGGAGAAAG GCTAGCAGAAGCAGCGATGGCCTGCGGAGCTGCCCTAAGAAAACCATTCTGCTCtatcctcctcctccatcatcttCCTCTCCATCGCTCTCTTCACATACACAG AAGAATGTTCTCAAACTGGTGATagatgaacatgacagtgatgaCGATGACAACCAGGATCATCTGACATTCTCTTACAGG GAAAGTGAGTTCAGATCTGTGGAGCCCGTCCATGTCGTTAACATTCAGGAGAGAGCTGAAGCGCTAGCCGCTAAGTTTACAGGGCAGTCCAGCAAGCCTGAAAAACCCCAG CCGATGAAAAAGCCATCACGCTTCTTTCTTCAGCAGTGGCTTTTGAGCCATGGGTTACACCCAGGACAGCCGTCCTGCTCCCCTGATCCTCAGCAGGAG GAGACACAGAGTTTGCGATTGCACTCTGATGATCAAGTGCCTATACACATCCCTAGCATCCAGGAGCGAGCCGAGAGGTTAGCCTCTCTGTTCAAAGACAAGCCTGCTAGACCCAAG CCTAAGAAAAAGCCCTCGCGCTTTCTTATCGAGCAGTGGCACAGAAAGCGGGAGATGTCCACTGATCCTCAGCTCACTTCACTCTCCTTGAACCGACAG CATTATGTAAAGATGTATACAGGTGGCGTGAGCTTGTTGGCTGAGCAAATAGCCAATCAGCTTCAGCCTCAGGAGGACTGCCGGAGCCGTCCCGATAAGAGGGAATTG GGTTCCTTGCGGAAGGAGTTTCCACAAAACATTGGAGGCAGCGATGTGTGTTTCTTCTGCCGGAAGCGTGTGTATGTGATGGAGCGACTGAGTGCGGAGGGCAAGTTCTTTCACCGCAGCTGCTTTAAGTGTGACTATTGCGGCACCACGCTGAGACTGTCGTCCTACGCCTTTGACGTGGAGGATG ggaAGTTTTACTGTAAGCCGCATTACTGTTACCGGTTGTCTGGGCAGGCTCAGAGGAAAAGGcctgctcctcctgctgctcctctCCAGCCGAAG GAATCCCAGGCACCAGTGATACCTGCAGCCAGCTTGGATGCCCCTGGGGCTCCATGTCCGGTGGAGCGTGGGCCCTCAG CTCCCGAGGTGAATGGTCTGGCTGAGCCCAGTGTGGCAAAACGTCTGAAAGGAACTCCTGAGCGCATTGAGCTGGAGAACTACCGGCTGTCCATGCAGAGAGAGGAGGAGCTAGAGGAGGTGCCAGAGGAGACGCTGGCCGAGCACAACCTCAGCAGCGTGCTGGATAAAGGCACGGACGTGGACGAGGGCTCCAG TAGCTCGGAGTCTGACATGGAGGAAGAGGGTGAGGAGCTGGAGCCACCAGCCAACTCTGACCTGGGTGGAGTGCCATGGAAGGAGGCCGTGGAGCTCCACGCCAAACTGAAGGCTGGCAGCGAAGCTGGGGCAAGCAGGAAGGAGGGAGActtggaggaagaggaggaagaagaggagggagatgaggaagaggatgaggaggaggaggaggatgaggaagaagaagaggaggatgaagaagaagaagaatcaagTGATG AGGGGGAGTATTACCCTTGGGAAAGGGAGCTCCAGTCAGGTCTATGGCTGGAGAACCTGAAAGATGAAGAGGATACAGGTACCTTTAAAG CCAGGAACCTGCGAATTCAACAAACCTTGGAGCCAGTGGACCCTGTGCTCCCCCAGACGGAGGGGGAAAAGGAGGAGTGCTCAGATTCGGGCTCTCTTCCTTCACTCCTCACGCAGAACACCCAGCCTGTCTCCTGCACAG TCCCCTCCCACAAATCATTGCGGCACGAGGCTGTCAGGGCCTGGCTGGACTCCATGTCTGGAG AGCCCTGTgtagaagatgaagaagagccTGAGGCTGAAGCAGGAAGCCCAGACATTGAGCCTGGCACTGAGCTGGATGAAG AGGACATCCCTTCAGATGCAGAAGCTGAAGCTCGCTCGCAGCTTGTTGAGGATCCTGAGCCTCTTCCAGTAGACACTGGGAAGCCAGCGAGCCTAGAGCAAGTTTCCAGAATTG AGCATACAGAACGGGTGTCTGTTAGTCCAAAGGAAATCATTGTAGACGTTATTCTCACTCCAATCCCAAAGCCAAGTACACCTACAGAGGAG ATCAAAGAAAAGTTGACTCCAGTGCTGATTAAATCTCCAGGCACACGCTTTTTTCCTGAGCCCTTTTTGCCTGATTATACCAAAACAGAGGTCCCACCATCACCTGAGGTTAAGACACCAAATACTCCTGTCGCGGTGGCATCTCCTATCCGCTTCCAGCCAGCGCCCCTACCAGATACGGTCACCCCCAAATCTCCTGTCCAGGTTGAGTCTTGTGCCTGCTCACCTTCAGCCAACCCCTTATCCCCAATTTGTGCTCAGCCCCTACCATGCCAGGAGCCCTCCTCACCCCTCTCTTCAGGCTCTCCTGTGAGGACTCAACCAGTTCCTGCTGTAACTTCCACTCCTCTGACAAAACCTGCCTCAGAGAGGACTACCACAGAATCTCTGAATGCAAAGGATTCGACAGTGGAGACGCCAGTCAAGAAGACTGACATCATTGAAGAGTTCTGGCTGAAGAGTGCTGAGATTAGGAGGAGCTTAGGGCTCATCCCACTGGACAGGAGCAAAGCTGTAGAGAAGAGCATTATTAAAACCCCTACCGCAGATCCTGTATTGTCTAAACCCCCGATCTCAGAGGACATATCGGAGAAGCCAGCATTCACAGGCCGCACAGTCATCCACAGACTCAATATTACTGTTGAGGGTCAGGTAATCTCTCCTGTAGAACCCAAGAGTAGTAGCTCAGAGAGGAAGGATCTGAGCAGTAGCTCTGGTCTGGGCTTGAACGATAGCAACACAACTAGTCAGACGCCTACCTGTGATAGCATTAACAACTCTGACTCAACCATGCTTACACCTCCTTCCAgtcctccaccacctccaccaaaTGAGGAGCCAGCAACTCTCACAAAGAAGAAGCCTCAAGTGTCTTGGGAGAAGCTATCTACTCCCAGTAAGGAACCTGAAGTGGAGAAAGCACCCACTAAAGTGAAAACTCCTACCAGTCCAAATCAGGACACATTTGTGACTGTTCCAGTAGCTGCTCCCAGAACTAACCCCCCAGTGGTGATGAGGATAAAGGAGCCCAATAAACCACGCCGAGAAGAAGTGAGGAAGTCCTTTGCAGAGTGCGTAGACGAGATTCCATTTGCTGATGATGTGGAGGACACGTATGATGATCGTACCCCTGACACAAGCATGCAGGATAGGTTTTACACCCCACCCACCAGCAGAGTGAACAGGGACAAGCCTTCCCTCCACCTCGCTTTGGCTATGGAGAATGGAAAACCCAACATCCATGGAGGTCTCGTGTCCAGATCAGTGAAGGGTCCCCAGCACTTTTCTCCTGAAGCCAAGGAGATTGCTGAAGAGCGgatgagggagagggagaaatcTGTGAAAAGTCAAGCTCTTAAGGATGCCATGGCCAAgcagattaataaaatgaaagaggCTGAGTCAAATAAGGGCGCTGTGGCCAAAGTGGCTTGGAACGTTTCGGACGTAGCTGTTAAACACAAGCAGCGCTCAAGTTCTCCAAAGTCTTCAGCTGTGAAAGCCTTGGAGAGCAAAAAACAAGCAGAGGGGCTTCCTGACCGTTTCTTTACCTCACCTTTAAATAAGAGTGTGGACAGTTCTGTCACCTCATCTGAGAGTTCCACAGGAGGCAAGAGTAAAAAACGTAGCTCCCTTTTCTCTCCGCGTAAGaacaagaaagagaagaaggcaAAAAATGAAAGCAGACACTCTGGTACAGAAGAGACCCCACCCAAACACAAGTCCTTGTGGAAAGCTGTATTTTCCGGCTACAAgaaagacaagaagaagaaagatgaCAAGTCTTCTCCGAGCACACCCTCTAGCTCCACAACAGTGGACtcaggaaagaagaaaggatCGCCTGTGGCAAGGTCCTCAG ATTTGCATTTGAGAAGAAACCTCAGCTTTTCCGAGGACTCAGATCTGTCCTGTGATGATGTTCTGGAAAGATCCTCTCAGAAGTCGAAGGCGGAT TCTGTTTATGTTCCTCATGCATTGGCGTTCAAGAGATCATATGCCACGAAG AAGACATACACTGAGGAAGAGCTAAATGCCAAGCTCACACGTAAGGTCCAGAAGGCAGCTCGGCGTCAGGCCAAGCAGGAGGAGCTGAAGAGGCTCCACAGGGCTCAG ATCATTCAGAGACAGCTAGAGCAGGTGGAGGAGAAACAGAGGCAGCTGGAGGAGAGGGGTGTAGCAGTGGAGAAGGCTCTGCGAGGGGAAGCAG